In the Triticum aestivum cultivar Chinese Spring chromosome 2B, IWGSC CS RefSeq v2.1, whole genome shotgun sequence genome, TTCAAGTAGATAACAGTTCTGCTACAAGCACTAGTTAGATGATAGAAAACATACCGGTGAATCATATCCTAGTGCTCATAATCACCAAATTTGAGAACATGATTTATAGAATAGAACCCTCAACATCGCCTATGGGTGCTTTAAGTATACTGTTTTTTAACATGATAGCGTAAAAAGCCGATTTTCTTGATGTGGGACTTTTTGAATTGAAGTTTGAGATACCTTGAGCCTAAAATGGAAAATTCTTCCATTGTTGGTTGCGACTGTCTAGGGCATTGTTGACTTTTTTTTATTTCTAGTTGATCCGATCCCTCTATCCTTGTTGCTAGCATGCACTTCTATTTGATTCTTGTACATGCTATTCAACATGAAACCAGTGTGGATTATTTCTTTCCACTTACTTAAAACTGTGTTGCATCTAGACGGTGATAACCAAATATTTTAAAAAGAATCAGAATTTTGCATGACCTTCTTTTTGTATGTTCATCTTCTATCAGCCATTAGAACCTCATTTCTTGTGATTAAAAAATAATGGCCATATTGAATTCGTATTGTTGAACTCATATTGTGTTCTTGTCGGCGCTCGTACACTTGCTCTAAATAGCATGTAGTTGTAAAGCTTGCTTGATTAATGGTATTTTAAGCCAAGAGTTGTCTTGTCCATTTTTTAATTAGTCATATTGATCTCATATTATTTTCATGTCAGTGCTCTAACACTTGCTCTAAATAGCTTGTAGCCGTGAAGTCTATTTGGCTTTAATAATATCCCTATCTTTCTGGTGGCAATTGGTGCTTTGGGTTTTACAGTTTTTTTCCTTTGATGTCCACATAGGAGAGTAAGAATGCTTGTTGGATGGCTAGTAGGAGGCATGACTTCTTTTGTTTGTTGAGCTTCTACTCGCCATTATAATTCTAGCTTTTGGAGTTGATGAAATTCCGTTATGTTGCAGTTCCGGAGTGGCATGCGTCCTTTATTGTGTGGATGGGGATTGAGGTACATCGTCAGTTACGTCTGTTGGATTATCCTTTTAATTTCATTATTTTTCATTTTCAAAACATTGTGGATGGGGTTTGTAATAATGCATGGGAATGATTTTTATTGCTGGAATCCCGTCTCGGTTTTACACTATTTTCAGTTTGGTTACTTGTCGCTAGCACCACCATGGTCGTTGTGGGGTCCTTCGTGTTCGGCATTTCGGTGTGTAAATTGACCTATTCAAAGGGAATATGAGAATGCTTCCATTTATATATGTATCAAGTGTTGTGTTATTATTGTAGAACAttaaatatttattgtttttaAGGGTAAATATTTATTGGTGGAGAACTTAAGATCGATCCTCTTTTTCTAGACAACAAGCACGCGGTatgatttgagagagagagagagagagagagagagagagagcgctctGACATAGTAATTTTCTTATCTCTAGTTGAGCCTTAAACATTGTTTCAGGATGACGGACGAGATCTGACATAGCCCATTCCAAAGTTGTTCCCGTCGTATCTGTGGCACCAGAAAATATATCCTGCAAATGAAAATTAAGGTACGTTAAATTAGCTCATACTTCTATATGCCGCACTTATAGTGAAACTATTTGTGAAACAAAATCTTTCATTTGAAAAAATTGTATGTGGTATTTTGAAGTGAACTAAAGGATTTTTTTTACATACTTTGAAGCCTAAATCCCCTTACAAATGATTTGAGAACATTTCGAGGCACTCAAGGCAAGTACCTTCTCTAGGTATGATATCATGTGAGGCCATATGCCTCCCCTCGGGTTACACTTGACAGAGAAAGAGGTGAAAGATAACAATTGCAAAAATGGGACATTCAAGTTTATGAGGAATATGATTTCTGAGTGGTTTGATCAGGATGTTTGTTTATTCTTATTGAAAACATCACCACTTTATAGTCGACATAGGCATCTCTATAGTGGCAAAAGGAATAACAAACTTAATAAAGCAACATAGTTTATCTTCATGAGATTTCACAAAATTCATAGCAGCGCATGATTTCCTCGATTGCTAATGATGTGATAGAACTTACAAAAACCCATTTCATGCTACAAAAATATTGTGGAAGGGCTTATTACTCATGGGTTGCATCAAAAGACATGGGATTCTCAAAATTGATTTTGGCGAGACTGATGACAATGTAAAGTGAATGTTCATTCCACGACCAATGTTTATGGAATCtttccctttatgtgatgtcacttgAAGGTAAAATGTGTGCAAGGTGGGTTCTTTGGTGTGAAAATAAATGATGATAAAGAACATTACTTCCAAGAATAGAAAGATTTCCATCAAGGGTTCTTTATTTTCATTAGTGTCGCTCAATATTATGGCGGATATGTTGGTTGCAATATTAAAACAAAGAAGGATTAAGGTCAAAGCCATGGTGTTCCACCCAGGGGGGTCATGATAGAATATATGTACTCATTATGAGGTTCATACCCTTATATTGCTACACCATGATAATGGATAGACAAATAGCATGGCGTTCGTGTTATGAGTTTCTTTGAAAATACTTAACAGTAAAGATTATAATTTTCCACAAGGGTGAAATCTATAAAGCTAACGGATATAATGTGTGGACAACATCAATGTCTAGGTCTTTGGTTTGTCAAGTATGTTTTTTTTCCTTATATTATCTTGTATTTGGATCTGCTACACGTGTCTTCGCAATAGTGATTGGAAAGCAAAAGACCGGGTTGAATTCATTCACACTATCATTCACATGTTTATGAGGTCATTTGAATCTTATCGAATGTTACCACAGTTTCTGGGGGGTCATCAAAATTTCCGGTAACTGGTGGCTTACCAGAAATTCTGAGCAGAAAGAAATAATCTTGAAATGTATGACATAGATAATGTTAACTAAATGGTTAATGATTTAAGTTTGTCGGAACAAAAGTAATCAATCTTTCCTATCTCGTGTCAtatgcaaaatttgtgccgttgtttGCATCAGCTAGCAGTAAAAAAAAGTTTCTTTTGTTAAAAATACTCACAAATAAGACGGCGCATATGCTCTCTGTGGTTAGAGGAAATGCCAACGAATCATCCTTCTGTAGCCTGAGCAGCACGTCCGGTAGGTCCTCGTCGTGGGTGCTTGAGGCGCCATCACCAGCAGCTCGCGCGGCCTTGCGCTCCTCGATCACATTGACGATGATGCATTGCATGTTGCTGTAGCTCCTCTTCATGCGCCGTGCGCCGAAGCTGAGCCACCGCGCCAACCGCAACAATGGGAAGAGGTCGACGAGGCAGAAGCCGCCTAGCAGGGTGAGCACCACGTCTAACTCGCGGATGTACTCGTCCTGCTGCGTGAACCTGCCGCCGAACACCGCCCGCGACATGACATTGTTGCTGACCTCCATCATCTTCTTGCTGATGTTGATGCTGTCGCCGGCCGCCGCAGCAGTGGCGATGTCGGCCAGGAGGTTGCCAACCTCCTCTGGCCGGATGCTCTCCATGCGCCTGACCTGCATGGAGCTGAGCAGCTCCACAATGCAAACCTTGTGCATCTGGCGCCAGTGGTCGCCATAGGGGGCGAAGATGATGCCCCTGCCGCCATAGCCGGCGATGTCCTGCATCTGCGTGCCTGGCCTGGTGGAGAACGCGAGGTCGTTGGTCTTCATCACCTGCGCCACCGCCTCGGCGCTGGAGACCACCACGGCGTCGACCTCGCCTAGCTTCAGGTGCATCATTGGCCCATATCGGCGACACAGCTGCGTGATTTGCCGGTGTGGGACGAGGCTAACGACGTGGTGGAGGCTGCCGATTATCGGGAGTGTCCATGGCCCTGGCGGCAGCTGGTGCTTGTGTGGCTTGTTCttgccgccggcgccggcgagcttgagaagccaaagggcaagcggTGTGCCTAGTGCAATGAAACACAAGctgaaccacccctccatggcaGGCAGCTTTGCAAGTGCAGTGGTAGTGGTACTGATAACTTACATGTCTGGACTCTGCAGGTATATATAAATGTAAAAATTAAGTGAGTATACAGTATGAAAGTTTGGGCCGTTTTCTCTTGTCTGGCTATGAATATTGCAAATTGGTCTCAGCGATGGGGTTAGTACAAAAGGCATTACACGCagaaccaatagtggaacctggatgctcctacatattctacgaagatgtttatcggtcaaaccgcataacaacatacattgttccctttgaaatcggtatgttacttgcccgagattcgatcgtcggtatctcaatacctagttcaatctcgttaccggaaagtctctttactcgttctgtaatacatcatcccgcaactaactcattagttacaatgcttgcaaggcttatagtaatgtgcattaccgagatggcccagagatacctctccgacaatcggagtgacaaaacctagtctcgaaatacaccaacccaacaagtacaagagcacctttataatcacccagatacgttgtgacgtttggtagcacacaaagtgtttctcctgtaaaagggagttgcataatctcatagttataggaacatgtataagtcatgaagaaagcaatagcagaatactaaaatgatcaagtgctaagctaacggaatgggtcaagtcaaacacatcattctcctaatgatgtgatcccgttaatcaaataacaactcatgtttatggttaggaaacataaccatctttgatcaatgagctagtcaagtagaggtatactagtgactctcctattcaaaattttaatatgcCAGGGTGTTTGGAAGCAAACACAAATTGACAAATTATCATGAATGTGGTATCGATAAAATTCAGTTTGTAAGAACCTTTTGAAAATCCAAATTTTGATGCTCCATGTTATTTTATAGGGAACAAACTGCCTAAGATTTTGGGACAAAAATTAGATCAAAGAGCGGTGCAGATACAGGCTATAGAGAGAGATGGGGTGCAGAAGCAAGGCTACTGTGTGAATATAGTGTACATGTTAGACTgagaaaatatttttcaaaatagtcaCTTACCAAACCACCATCTAATGTTGACAACAAGTAAGCATCTGCACCACCTATCTCAATGCCTTCATGCATTTATCTATTTGTAAGGACAAAACATGGATTGGATCATATGTTTTGCAAAGTGACATTCTAGCAAATCTGCAATCAGTATATACATATAAGTAAGAAATCAATGAAATTAACACTTATAAAACAGAGGAATAATGGTAGACAGATAGGAACACATTTTAACATCTCGTACAAGCCTGTTGATTTATAAAGGATGATTACTCGAGTATGTGTTGTTCTAAACAATTATATTGTGTAGagtgacatttttttacagaagaaaTGGACAATATACGCCCGCCTACTCCTCCCTGGGGATCTACCGGGCCCACCAGATGCTCTTGCGCTGGCTGGTAAGCACGTACCTGCTCTCACTGATCATCCACACACTCTTCCTCTGCACCCATATCATCGACACGAGCATGTTGCGTCTAGTGTTATCTTTCTTCGGTTTGATCTCCTGCACAGGGAAAGAATACCACAACTGATCAGTGTACACCAGGCCAGCATTCTAAAAACAAAATGAAATGTGTTTTGACAAAAAGGAACTTATCCAACAACTCCAGTGCATGCTGGCATACATACCCTGAGCTTTTGAAGTCATGCTTATATGAAGCCACCTCCCTCCTCCGTCCCCAATTTTGCCATGAGGCGAATGATTAATCAAACTAAGCTTGTATTTTTGAACAAAATGCATTCTTTTAAATGGTAATTTTGGTATATGTTTTTCAAACTAAGCTtgtatttttttcgaaaaggggcgactccccggcctctgcatcagaacgatgcatacggccaactttataaataagcaaataggttcaacaaggtcttatgGTCTGTAATGAAAGTAAAGAAAAGCTCACAAAGAGCCATAGAAAAATTACGACACTAGCCAAAAGACGCCACAACCGGTTGGCAAaagaaagataggtaaactaattgcctatcctattacatgaccgccatccaaaccggttgaaaatatcccacgctaccatctcccaccggatagatccagtaaccaaatgctctccggcctccgtcggagtgagtagcgaccacatacggatcaatgcagtggctcggaagataacctgcaaaaaacgaatatttgttgttctgttaaaaaccaaatcgtttctgcagttccagactgcccataataaagTACATACTCCTACGCGGATGTGTCtcgctgtttcggactctatcccgttaagccacgttccaaataacgtgctgatagaactcggaggagtaatattaTAGGCAATGTGGACCGTCCATCATAGAAccttggccaacgggcaatcaagaaaaaggtgtttgatggTTTCATcctgatcacagaaactacacctagtaggtcatgTCCAATTTTGCTTTACCAAATTGTCCTTGGTTAAATAACTcttttatgtacaaaccacataaacactttaattttcagaGGAACTTTGACTGCCCAAGCATATTTGGAACTAGGAAGAGAGCTTGAATTAATAACATCaagatacattgatttaactgtaaattCTCGAGACCTAGTAAGCCAAATGTGGTGAAGTTTGGACATTTTAGGAGCTGTCTGCAAAAAACAATCAGGCATGTGAGCAAGTTTGATGTTCTGCATTGTTCGGAGGTCATTTTGTCTTTTTTGACATGGCTCATCGAATGTCCAAACTTCACCAAATTTAGCACGGACATTACAAACTCAAGCATCTTGCACAAAAGAATTCGGAAGCTATGTGGTGAAGCTTCTGGCAATATTGTTCTGGTTTATAGCACTATGGGTCTGGTTTGGTTTGTGATTGCATCTTCCTTCAAAAAGCATACAAGTTGTTTTTTCCGCCGGACGTATCTTTTAATACTAAAACATACATGCTCTTTTTCTGGCGGCTATGTGGCGAAGCTTCCGGCAGATAAGGTTTCTCTTTTCTGGCTGCTAGCTGAGTATGAAAGATTGCAAATTGGTCTCCCTGGGTTAGTGCAAAAGTCATTAGAAGCATCGAACTCCACTTTCTCCATTTCAAAGTAATTGAAGTTATTGTGTTTTCCCTTGTTAAATTTCTCTGTAGAAAAATTCATGAGCTAATACATACAACACGACCAAAGTACATTTGATGATGATAGTAAATTATGCCTGATAGCAAACCTAGGAATTTATATAATTTAGAGCGAAGAAAGAGGTCTAGTACTGTACACTATTTTTGTCATCAGCAATCTAGCCGCCAATAATTTAAATTTTGTGATACTATCTCTAAATTTTGTCATCAACAATCTAGCCGCCACCAATTTAGTTCTGTACACCAATAAATCTCGACTTGTATATAGTTGCATACACTAGGAAGTTCATGAGTCAGCAGGTCCAGAGTTTTAACAGAACTTGTAGGTGGTCACATAAATATACCGGGTCTCACTCCAAGCTGCACTTGCGAACAGCTTGTAGCCTGCCATGGAGGGCTGGTTAAGTTTGTGTTTCATAGCTCTATGGACGCTTGTGGCCCTCTGGTTTCGCAAGCTCTCTGGGGGCAAGAGAAAGCCACAGCTGCCTCCTGGGCCATGGACTCTTCCCTTCATCGGAAGCCTCCACCACGTCGCCAGCGTGCTCCCGCACCGCAAGATGATGGAGATGTCTCGCCGGCATGGCCGCTGATGCACCTTATGCTCGGCGAGGTCCCAACGGTGATCGTCTCCAGcgccgaggcggcggcgctggtgatGAAGACCAACGACCTTGCCTTTGCTGGCCGGCCTCGCAGCGCGACGCTGGACATCTTCGGCTGCGGCGGGAGGGGCATCGTCTTCGCCCCCTACGGTGACCCATGGCGCCAGATGCGCAAGGTCTGCACCATGGAGCTCCTCAGCTCCAAGCAGGTGAGGCGTATGGACGGTATCAGGCCAGACCAGGTGGTCAGCCTTCTCCATTATGTCGCAGACGCGGCATCCATGGGTGCCGTCGTCAACGTCAGCGAGAAGGTGATGGCGCTCAGCAACGACGTGGTGTCGCGGGCGGTGTTTGGTGGCAAGTTCCCGCAGCAGGAGGAGTACCTCCGGGAGCTGGATGAGGCGTTCGTGCTGCTAGGTGGTTTCTGCCTCGTCGACCTCTTCCCGTCATCGCGGCTGGTGCGGTGGCTGTGCAAGGGAGAGCGCCACATGAGGAGGAGCTATGGCCACATCCAACGTATCAACGCCAACGTCATCGAGGGGCATAAGGCGGCGCGAGATGCCACACAGGACGGTGCCTCCAGCACCGACGATGATGACTTGCTGGACGTGCTACTCAGGCTCCAGGAGAAGGACGCGTTCACATTCCCTATGACCACGGAGAGTATAGGTGCCGTCTTATTTGTGAGTAATTTTCTTTATGCTTCTTATTAATCTACCGATGTGATATCATATCTGCAAAGTTTTAATGCAAAAAAAGCTAGCTTCATCATTTCATAAATCTGTTAGTCTCAACTTGTTTCATAGATTTATAAACGTAAATTGTTGTGTCTGAAATTGATTATTTGTTGCGTACTACTACATATGCAGAAACAATATATAAACATGCATACCACAACAATATTTTTCAGGACATATTTGCAGGTGCCACACAGACCACGGGAGTTGCCTTGGAGTGGGCAATGTCTGAGCTCGTCCGTCATCCCGAAGCCATGGCCAAAGCACAGATTGAGATCCGAGAGGTGCTAGGTCAAGGTCGAGCTGTGATTACTAATAGTGACCTCGCTGGACTCCATTACATGTGGATGATCATTAAGGAGGTTCTTAGACTGCATCCACCAGGTCCTTTGATCCCCCGTAGGGCCAGGGAAGACCGTAAAGTTATGGGTTTTGACATGCTTGAAGGCACCAATGTATACATTAATGCGTTTGCAGTTTCGAGGGATCCAAATTGTTGGGAAAGTCCTGAAGAGTTTAAGCCTGAAAGGTTTGAGAACAATAACATGGATTACAATGGGACATACTTTGAATTCACCCCCTTCGGTGTTGGTCGGAGGCAGTGCCCTGGGATACTATTCGGCACGTCAACTATGGAGATCGCCTTGGCAAATCTTCTCTACCACTTCGACTGGGTGCTTCCTGGCAAGGCAAACCCGGAATTTTTGGACATGACCGAGAAATATGGGATCATCGTAGGAAGAAAATATGACCTACAATTGATACCTATTTCCCGTGGAGGTTTCCATGCCACATAGACATAGATGGACGTGCATTGCCACGTAGATATGTCTGTACTTTTGTTGATGTATACCAATATGTATCATTGCACCAATAAGAATAAAAGAACCTCGTTGAACTTGCAATATATTATGGTGGATGACACAAACTATTGATTGTACCAAAACACGAAGTTTGCACTTTTTAAATTGCCCCTGGTGACGATGGGTTAGTTACTGTATTGATGCATGTTGTATGGACCAAATTTCAAACTAGTTTCATGGTCTGATATCCTCCGTGTAAAATGCAAGGACTGACCTATAATTTCTTCTTATTTGTTTCTTTTGGGTCCTTTTGGAAGATGTACTGCTAGGTTTATCAAATTAGATCCGGTTCCTTTGGACCGACTTTGCTAACAGTAATGGCCTCGCCCAAGCATTCATGGGTGCGTCAAACGTGCAAGCAGCACTAGGTTACTGACTTGGCATGCTGTAGGCCAAATGTAGCTTGATGTTTTTCTACTCTCTGAGCTTTTGCACTGTTCACATCTGGTTTAGTCTATTGACCAACATTTTCTCATAAAATAAACTGTTTTTTATTATGAATCAAAAGGAAATGTGCGCCCTACTCATAAGATTTCACAGAAAAACAATTA is a window encoding:
- the LOC123047668 gene encoding 5-epiaristolochene 1,3-dihydroxylase-like → MEGWFSLCFIALGTPLALWLLKLAGAGGKNKPHKHQLPPGPWTLPIIGSLHHVVSLVPHRQITQLCRRYGPMMHLKLGEVDAVVVSSAEAVAQVMKTNDLAFSTRPGTQMQDIAGYGGRGIIFAPYGDHWRQMHKVCIVELLSSMQVRRMESIRPEEVGNLLADIATAAAAGDSINISKKMMEVSNNVMSRAVFGGRFTQQDEYIRELDVVLTLLGGFCLVDLFPLLRLARWLSFGARRMKRSYSNMQCIIVNVIEERKAARAAGDGASSTHDEDLPDVLLRLQKDDSLAFPLTTESICAVLFDIFSGATDTTGTTLEWAMSDLVRHPETMFKAQLEIRKLLFCMQPLDFRTYL